In Pseudomonas asiatica, the following are encoded in one genomic region:
- a CDS encoding S9 family peptidase translates to MPTKPHPPIARQAQAADPYAWLQQRDTPEVLAYLQAENAYQEACLADQAPLREQLFEEIKGRILETDLSLPAPWGPYLYYTRTTAGDEYPRHYRCPRPADDSNTVDESQEQLLLDPNALANGGFLSLGAFNVSPDHRLLAYSLDTSGDEIFTLYVKDLASGSVTSLPFDDCDGSLTWANDSQTLFFAELDETHRPWRLRRHTLGNDGAQTVFEETDGRFFLHCYRTSSERQLVLLLNSKTTSEAWVLDAETPQAPFTCLAPRVEGHEYFPDHGQLDGQWRWFIRTNQDGINFALYHAPVAPVPSREQWQVLVAHRDAIMLEGLSLNAGALTLSLREGGLPIIEVRPQGLAPYRVELPDAAYSLYVQDSLEFASPRLRLRYEALNRPAQVRQLELASGAQAVLKQTPVLGPFDADDYVSERLWATAADGTRVPISLVRRRQDLGQTVPLYLYGYGAYGESLDPWFSHARLSLLERGVAFAIAHVRGGGELGEAWYRAGKQEHKHNTFSDFIACAEHLIAEGVTAAERLAISGGSAGGLLMGAVLNLRPELFRCAIAEVPFVDVLNTMLDPELPLTVTEYDEWGNPEEPEVYERIKAYAPYENVKEQAYPAMLVVAGYNDSRVQYWEAAKWVARLRTRKTDDNLLLLKTEMGAGHGGMSGRYQGLKDVALEYAFVFGELGIV, encoded by the coding sequence ATGCCAACCAAGCCCCACCCCCCGATTGCCCGCCAGGCCCAGGCCGCCGACCCGTACGCCTGGCTGCAACAGCGTGACACCCCCGAGGTGCTTGCCTACCTGCAGGCCGAAAACGCCTACCAGGAAGCCTGCCTGGCCGACCAGGCGCCGCTGCGCGAACAACTGTTCGAAGAGATCAAGGGCCGCATCCTGGAAACCGACCTGTCGCTGCCGGCGCCCTGGGGCCCCTACCTGTACTACACCCGTACCACCGCGGGCGACGAGTACCCGCGCCACTACCGCTGCCCGCGCCCGGCCGACGACTCCAACACGGTCGATGAAAGCCAGGAGCAACTGCTGCTCGACCCCAACGCCCTGGCCAATGGCGGTTTCCTGTCCCTCGGCGCGTTCAACGTCAGCCCCGACCACCGCCTGCTGGCCTACAGCCTGGACACCAGTGGCGACGAAATCTTCACCCTGTACGTGAAGGACCTGGCCAGTGGCAGCGTCACCTCCCTGCCCTTCGACGACTGCGACGGCAGCCTGACCTGGGCCAACGACAGCCAGACGCTGTTCTTCGCCGAACTGGACGAGACCCACCGCCCGTGGCGCCTGCGTCGCCACACCCTGGGCAACGACGGCGCGCAGACCGTGTTCGAGGAGACCGATGGGCGCTTCTTCCTGCACTGCTACCGCACCAGCTCCGAACGCCAGCTAGTGCTGCTGCTCAACAGCAAGACCACCAGCGAAGCCTGGGTGCTTGACGCGGAAACCCCGCAGGCACCGTTCACCTGCCTGGCGCCACGGGTCGAAGGTCACGAGTACTTCCCCGACCACGGCCAGCTCGACGGCCAGTGGCGCTGGTTCATCCGCACCAACCAGGACGGCATCAACTTCGCCCTGTACCACGCCCCGGTCGCACCAGTGCCCAGCCGTGAGCAATGGCAGGTGCTGGTAGCGCACCGCGACGCGATCATGCTCGAAGGCCTCAGCCTGAATGCCGGCGCGCTGACCCTGAGCCTGCGCGAAGGCGGCCTGCCGATCATCGAGGTACGCCCGCAGGGCCTGGCACCCTACCGCGTCGAACTGCCCGACGCGGCCTACAGCCTGTACGTGCAGGACAGCCTGGAATTCGCCAGCCCACGCCTGCGCCTGCGCTACGAAGCACTCAACCGCCCAGCCCAGGTACGCCAGCTGGAGCTGGCCAGCGGTGCCCAGGCGGTGCTCAAGCAAACCCCGGTGCTGGGGCCGTTCGATGCCGACGACTATGTCAGCGAGCGCCTGTGGGCTACCGCAGCGGACGGCACCCGGGTGCCGATCAGCCTGGTGCGCCGCCGCCAGGACCTGGGCCAGACCGTGCCGCTGTACCTGTATGGCTACGGCGCCTATGGCGAAAGCCTTGACCCATGGTTCTCGCACGCGCGCCTGAGCCTGCTGGAGCGCGGCGTGGCCTTTGCCATCGCCCATGTGCGTGGTGGTGGCGAACTGGGCGAAGCCTGGTACCGCGCCGGCAAGCAGGAGCACAAGCACAACACCTTCAGCGACTTCATCGCCTGTGCCGAACACCTGATCGCCGAGGGTGTCACGGCTGCCGAACGCCTGGCCATCAGTGGCGGCAGCGCCGGTGGCCTGCTGATGGGCGCGGTGCTCAACCTGCGCCCCGAGCTGTTCCGCTGTGCGATTGCCGAAGTGCCGTTCGTCGACGTGCTCAACACCATGCTCGACCCCGAGCTGCCGCTGACCGTGACCGAGTACGACGAATGGGGCAACCCTGAGGAGCCGGAGGTGTATGAGCGGATCAAGGCCTATGCACCGTACGAGAACGTGAAGGAACAGGCCTACCCGGCGATGCTGGTGGTGGCGGGCTACAACGACAGCCGCGTGCAGTACTGGGAAGCGGCCAAGTGGGTGGCGCGGCTGCGCACGCGCAAGACCGACGACAACCTGCTGCTGCTCAAGACCGAGATGGGGGCTGGGCATGGCGGGATGAGCGGGCGGTATCAGGGGCTCAAGGATGTGGCCCTTGAGTACGCGTTCGTCTTCGGCGAGCTAGGTATCGTTTGA
- a CDS encoding YajD family HNH nuclease: MSSTSSAAATARLDRILADAKRDKEMGYRDKALKMYPHVCGRCAREFSGKRLSELTVHHRDHNHDNNPQDGSNWELLCLYCHDNEHSRYTDQQYFSEGSTSTPSIAKATHNPFAGLAGMLKKD; encoded by the coding sequence ATGAGCTCCACCTCTTCCGCCGCCGCCACCGCGCGCCTGGACCGCATCCTGGCCGATGCCAAGCGCGACAAGGAAATGGGCTACCGCGACAAGGCCCTGAAAATGTACCCGCACGTCTGCGGCCGCTGCGCCCGCGAGTTCTCCGGCAAGCGCCTGAGCGAGCTGACCGTGCACCACCGCGACCACAACCACGACAACAACCCGCAGGACGGCTCCAACTGGGAGTTACTGTGCCTGTACTGCCACGACAACGAGCACTCGCGCTATACCGACCAGCAGTACTTCAGCGAAGGCTCCACCAGCACCCCGAGCATCGCCAAGGCCACCCACAACCCGTTCGCCGGGCTGGCGGGCATGCTGAAGAAAGACTGA
- a CDS encoding RNA methyltransferase: protein MANKRYSCIGLFNPKSAENVGSVMRAAGCYGVNSVFYTGKRYERARDFVTDTKRVHYDIPLIGIDDLQRIIPLGCTPVAVELVEGARPLPEYTHPDRAIYIFGPEDGSLSADVRAWCEETIYIPTEGCMNLAATVNVVLYDRMAKGLNTRSGPRFK, encoded by the coding sequence GTGGCAAACAAACGATACAGCTGCATTGGCCTGTTCAACCCCAAGTCGGCAGAAAACGTCGGCTCGGTGATGCGCGCCGCGGGTTGCTACGGTGTCAATTCGGTGTTCTACACCGGCAAACGCTACGAGCGTGCGCGTGACTTCGTCACCGACACCAAGCGCGTGCACTACGACATCCCGCTGATCGGCATCGATGACCTGCAGCGCATCATCCCGCTGGGCTGCACGCCGGTGGCCGTGGAGTTGGTGGAGGGCGCGCGGCCATTGCCGGAATACACCCACCCGGACCGGGCCATCTACATCTTCGGGCCGGAAGACGGCAGCCTCAGTGCCGATGTGCGGGCATGGTGCGAAGAGACCATCTACATTCCGACTGAGGGCTGCATGAACCTCGCAGCGACGGTGAATGTGGTGCTGTATGACCGCATGGCCAAGGGGCTGAATACCCGTTCGGGGCCCAGGTTCAAATAG
- a CDS encoding YgaP family membrane protein: MLDIHSAATSQDKNVHGLERASSLAGGALMVSKGLRHGGLVGLLQIAVGGLALARGFSGHCATKAWWQRHRQEYHRLRSDIERSAAELEALKASAEAATRGVTVTGKDPLAGS, translated from the coding sequence ATGCTTGATATCCATTCGGCAGCGACATCGCAAGACAAGAACGTTCATGGCCTGGAGCGCGCCAGCTCGCTGGCTGGCGGCGCGTTGATGGTCAGCAAGGGGCTACGCCACGGCGGCCTGGTCGGGTTGTTGCAGATCGCAGTTGGCGGCCTGGCACTGGCTCGGGGCTTCAGCGGGCATTGTGCGACCAAGGCCTGGTGGCAGCGGCACCGGCAGGAGTATCACCGCTTGCGTTCGGACATCGAGCGCAGTGCTGCGGAACTGGAGGCGTTGAAGGCCAGTGCCGAGGCGGCGACGCGGGGGGTGACGGTAACCGGGAAGGATCCGTTGGCTGGCAGTTGA
- a CDS encoding YcgN family cysteine cluster protein: MIAENAPFWQRKTLEQLSPQEWESLCDGCGLCCLQKLEDEDDNSVYYTRIACKLLDLHTCQCSDYPNRFAQVPDCIQLTPGKADQFKWLPSTCGYRLVSEGKDLPAWHHLVCGDRQQVHEQRISQSGRMLSEHDVHEDDWEDHLIFRAS, encoded by the coding sequence ATGATCGCTGAAAACGCGCCGTTCTGGCAGCGCAAGACCCTCGAGCAACTCAGCCCGCAAGAGTGGGAGTCGCTGTGTGATGGTTGCGGCCTGTGCTGCCTGCAAAAGCTCGAGGACGAGGACGACAACAGCGTCTATTACACGCGTATCGCCTGCAAACTGCTGGATCTTCACACCTGTCAGTGCAGCGATTACCCCAACCGCTTCGCCCAGGTACCTGACTGCATCCAGCTCACCCCGGGCAAGGCCGACCAGTTCAAGTGGCTGCCGAGTACCTGCGGCTACCGCCTGGTCAGTGAGGGCAAGGACCTGCCGGCCTGGCACCACCTGGTCTGCGGTGATCGCCAGCAGGTCCATGAACAGCGCATTTCCCAGTCGGGGCGCATGCTCAGTGAACACGATGTGCACGAAGACGACTGGGAAGACCACCTGATCTTCCGCGCCAGCTGA
- a CDS encoding nitroreductase family protein: MSANPRIADYAINEQFINRWSPRAFTAEPISEETLLSFLEAARWAPSANNSQPWRFLYARRDTPNWERYLNLLVPANRSWAQQASALVLVISKTTYAAPGATEERPALWHTFDTGSAWGHLALQASISGWHTHGMAGFDQELARQELKVPEGYVLHAMVAIGKLGDKASLNEALQAREVPSPRKPLSELAAEGDFSL; the protein is encoded by the coding sequence ATGAGCGCCAACCCCCGCATTGCCGATTACGCCATCAACGAGCAGTTCATCAACCGCTGGTCGCCACGTGCCTTCACCGCCGAGCCGATCAGCGAAGAAACCTTGCTGAGCTTCCTCGAAGCTGCACGCTGGGCGCCGTCGGCGAACAACTCGCAACCTTGGCGCTTCCTCTATGCCCGCCGTGACACGCCGAACTGGGAGCGTTACCTGAACCTGCTGGTGCCGGCCAACCGCAGCTGGGCGCAACAGGCTTCGGCGCTGGTGCTGGTGATTTCCAAGACCACCTACGCCGCCCCGGGCGCCACGGAAGAAAGACCGGCGCTGTGGCACACCTTCGACACCGGCTCCGCCTGGGGGCACCTGGCCCTGCAAGCCAGCATCAGCGGCTGGCATACCCATGGCATGGCCGGTTTCGACCAGGAACTGGCGCGTCAGGAGTTGAAGGTTCCTGAAGGCTACGTGCTGCATGCCATGGTGGCGATCGGCAAGCTGGGCGACAAGGCCAGCCTGAACGAAGCGCTGCAGGCGCGTGAAGTCCCGAGCCCGCGCAAGCCACTGAGCGAGCTGGCTGCCGAGGGTGATTTCAGCCTGTAA
- a CDS encoding D-2-hydroxyacid dehydrogenase, translated as MRVLIAEHDHARYAEILRAAAPELEVLTSGDSAELARQAPQCPVWLGQPDLLASLLRQGHKPGWMQSTWAGITPLLAEGLPRDYRLTRAVGIFGQVMAEYMLTYMLGHEREVLSRLVSQVERRWDDRPGRTLEGRKVLIVGTGDIGQRVAEFLQAFGVVLYGVASSAREQAPFVEVAALADLPRMVGQVDYVLNLLPDTPATHDLYDAALFKCFQPTALFINAGRGAAVVDADLVEALKEGHLAGAVIDVCRQEPLPRQHPFWTAWGLLLTGHSSAPTSPAAMVRLFVENVRAYAAGQGLRGEVDFARGY; from the coding sequence ATGCGAGTACTGATTGCTGAGCATGATCATGCTCGATACGCCGAGATTTTGCGTGCAGCCGCGCCTGAGCTGGAAGTCCTGACCAGCGGCGACTCCGCCGAACTGGCACGCCAGGCGCCACAGTGCCCGGTGTGGCTGGGCCAGCCGGACCTGCTGGCAAGCCTGTTGCGCCAAGGCCACAAGCCGGGCTGGATGCAGTCCACCTGGGCCGGTATCACCCCGCTGCTGGCCGAGGGCCTGCCGCGCGACTATCGCCTGACCCGCGCCGTGGGCATCTTTGGCCAGGTGATGGCCGAGTACATGCTCACCTACATGCTCGGCCATGAGCGCGAGGTGCTGTCGCGGCTGGTCAGCCAGGTCGAGCGTCGTTGGGACGACCGCCCGGGGCGGACCCTGGAAGGGCGCAAGGTGCTGATCGTCGGCACTGGCGACATTGGCCAGCGGGTGGCCGAGTTCCTGCAGGCGTTTGGCGTGGTGCTGTATGGCGTTGCCAGCAGCGCCCGCGAGCAGGCGCCGTTCGTCGAGGTAGCGGCGCTGGCCGACCTGCCGCGCATGGTGGGTCAGGTCGACTACGTACTCAACCTGCTGCCGGATACCCCGGCAACCCACGACCTGTATGATGCGGCACTGTTCAAGTGCTTCCAGCCCACGGCGCTGTTCATCAATGCCGGGCGCGGCGCTGCGGTGGTCGACGCTGACCTGGTCGAGGCACTGAAGGAAGGGCACCTGGCGGGGGCGGTGATCGATGTCTGCCGGCAGGAGCCGTTGCCTAGGCAACACCCGTTCTGGACGGCGTGGGGCTTGCTGCTGACCGGGCACAGCTCGGCACCCACCTCGCCGGCGGCGATGGTGCGGTTGTTTGTCGAGAATGTGCGGGCGTATGCGGCGGGGCAGGGGTTGCGAGGAGAAGTGGACTTCGCCCGGGGCTATTGA
- a CDS encoding YcgL domain-containing protein, with product MKRICSIYKSPRKNEMYLYVLKADGLERVPEGLLPFFGTPVHAFDLVLTPERKLAREDIAKVLENLDNQGYHLQMPPPEDDYIEHLPEELLRRNDPA from the coding sequence ATGAAACGCATTTGCTCTATCTACAAGAGCCCCCGCAAGAACGAAATGTACCTGTACGTGCTCAAGGCCGACGGCCTGGAGCGCGTGCCCGAAGGCCTGCTGCCGTTCTTCGGCACCCCCGTGCACGCCTTCGACCTGGTGCTGACTCCCGAGCGCAAGCTGGCCCGCGAGGACATCGCCAAGGTGCTGGAAAACCTCGACAACCAGGGTTACCACCTGCAGATGCCGCCGCCGGAAGACGACTACATCGAGCACCTGCCCGAAGAGTTGCTGCGCCGTAACGACCCTGCCTGA
- the rnd gene encoding ribonuclease D translates to MAIEIHWIRDDQSLAEHCRDWHQLPFVAVDTEFMRVDTFYPKAGLIQIGDGQRAFLIDPLLIGNWQPLAELLDDSGVVKVLHACSEDLEVLLRLTGKLPQPLFDTQLAAGYLNLGFSMGYSRLVQDVLGIDLPKGETRSDWLQRPLSETQVSYAAEDAVHLAELFTVLRPRLSDDKYAWVLEDGAELVAALRREVEPESLYRDVKLAWKLAPQQLAVLRELCAWREREARNRDVPRNRILKEHSLWPMAKSQPSNLSALAKIDEMHPRTIRQDGEFLIQLIKRAASLPAEQWPQALPEPLPIEAAGILKQLRAIGQAEGERLGIAPELMLRKKALEALLKSGYPNGPYQLPDSLRGWRRERMGQALLDSLAGAGETR, encoded by the coding sequence GTGGCCATCGAAATACACTGGATCCGTGACGACCAGAGCCTGGCCGAACACTGCCGCGACTGGCACCAGCTGCCCTTTGTCGCCGTCGATACCGAATTCATGCGGGTCGACACCTTCTACCCGAAAGCCGGGCTGATCCAGATCGGCGATGGCCAGCGTGCCTTCCTGATCGACCCGTTGCTGATCGGCAACTGGCAACCCCTGGCCGAACTGCTGGATGACAGCGGTGTGGTCAAGGTACTGCACGCCTGCAGCGAAGACCTCGAAGTGCTGTTGCGCCTGACCGGCAAGCTGCCACAGCCGCTGTTCGACACCCAACTGGCGGCCGGTTATCTGAACCTGGGGTTCTCCATGGGTTATTCGCGCCTGGTGCAGGATGTGCTGGGTATTGACTTGCCCAAGGGCGAAACCCGCTCCGACTGGCTGCAGCGTCCGCTCTCGGAAACCCAGGTCAGCTATGCCGCCGAGGATGCCGTGCACTTGGCCGAGCTGTTCACCGTGTTGCGCCCGCGCCTGAGTGACGACAAGTACGCCTGGGTGCTGGAGGACGGCGCCGAGCTGGTGGCCGCATTGCGCCGCGAAGTCGAGCCCGAAAGCCTGTACCGCGACGTCAAGCTGGCCTGGAAGCTGGCCCCCCAGCAACTGGCAGTGCTGCGTGAGCTGTGTGCCTGGCGCGAGCGTGAAGCGCGCAACCGCGACGTACCGCGCAATCGCATCCTCAAGGAGCACTCGCTGTGGCCCATGGCCAAGAGCCAGCCGAGCAACCTGTCGGCGCTGGCCAAGATCGACGAGATGCATCCGCGCACCATTCGTCAGGACGGTGAGTTCCTCATCCAGCTGATCAAGCGTGCCGCCAGCCTGCCAGCCGAGCAATGGCCACAGGCCTTGCCCGAGCCCTTGCCGATCGAGGCTGCAGGTATCCTCAAGCAGCTGCGTGCCATCGGCCAGGCCGAAGGTGAGCGCCTGGGCATTGCCCCCGAGCTGATGCTGCGCAAAAAAGCCCTGGAAGCGCTGCTCAAGAGCGGCTACCCCAATGGCCCCTATCAATTGCCCGATTCGCTGCGCGGCTGGCGCCGTGAGCGCATGGGCCAGGCCCTGCTGGACAGCCTCGCAGGCGCCGGAGAGACCCGATGA
- a CDS encoding phosphoethanolamine transferase — protein sequence MLNFKSLRTEWVTLLASLYLLIGFNVFLWQHLEQVVPPGLPGLWLSLAFAVLMLFAFNLILTLFAFRYVLKPILIVLFMSGAGVAYFMNQYGVLIDAGMFRNIAETNVAEVRDLLSLKFALYILGLGVVPSLLLWKAPIAYRAWHRELLGKLVVGGACVVALGSVALVNYQGLSSLFRNHHELRLMLTPSNIVGASIGYVSERVGTASRPFQHYGEDAKRDAAWQKHERKSLTVLVVGESARADHFGVLGYNRDTTPNLAREQGLLAFSDVHSCGTETAVSVPCMFSGMKRKDYDARVAKNREGLLDILQRTGLAVQWRDNQSGCKGTCDRVQFIDVSKLKDPQLCADGECHDQILLQGLGELIDNLDKDTVLVLHQMGSHGPEYFKRYPGSDQRFAPVCQSNALDQCSEQEIVNGYDNTLAYTDKVLASLIDTLRSKQDKVDTAMIYLSDHGESLGEYNLFLHGTPYAIAPEQQKHVPLLTWFSDSYKEDFGVDTDCLAKLSDAPLSQDNLFHSMLGLLQVRTEVYQQSLDMFASCRPWLAAKR from the coding sequence ATGCTCAACTTCAAATCCCTGCGGACTGAATGGGTCACGCTGCTGGCCAGCCTTTACCTGCTGATAGGCTTCAATGTCTTCCTCTGGCAGCATCTCGAACAGGTTGTGCCGCCCGGTTTGCCGGGGCTTTGGCTGAGCCTGGCGTTTGCCGTGCTGATGCTGTTCGCGTTCAACCTGATTCTCACGTTGTTCGCCTTCCGTTATGTATTGAAGCCAATACTTATCGTGTTGTTCATGAGTGGCGCGGGCGTGGCTTACTTCATGAACCAGTACGGCGTACTTATTGACGCGGGCATGTTCCGCAATATTGCGGAAACCAACGTGGCGGAAGTGCGTGACCTGCTTTCGTTGAAGTTTGCCTTGTATATCCTGGGCCTCGGTGTAGTGCCTTCGCTGCTGTTGTGGAAGGCGCCGATCGCCTATCGCGCCTGGCACCGTGAACTGCTCGGCAAGCTGGTGGTTGGCGGTGCCTGCGTAGTGGCCCTGGGCTCGGTGGCACTGGTCAACTACCAGGGCCTTTCGTCGCTGTTTCGCAACCACCACGAACTGCGCCTGATGCTCACCCCCAGCAATATCGTGGGTGCCTCCATCGGTTATGTCAGCGAGCGCGTCGGTACCGCATCACGGCCCTTCCAGCATTACGGCGAAGATGCCAAGCGTGACGCTGCCTGGCAAAAGCATGAACGCAAGTCGCTGACTGTACTGGTGGTGGGTGAAAGTGCGCGGGCAGATCACTTCGGCGTGCTCGGCTACAACCGCGATACCACACCGAACCTCGCCAGGGAGCAGGGCCTGCTGGCGTTCTCCGATGTTCACTCCTGCGGCACGGAAACCGCCGTTTCGGTGCCCTGCATGTTCTCTGGCATGAAGCGCAAGGACTACGATGCCCGCGTGGCGAAGAACCGCGAAGGGTTGCTGGACATCCTCCAGCGGACCGGCCTGGCGGTGCAGTGGCGTGACAATCAATCGGGCTGCAAGGGTACCTGCGACCGCGTGCAATTCATCGATGTCAGCAAACTCAAGGACCCGCAGTTGTGCGCTGATGGTGAATGCCATGACCAGATCCTGCTGCAGGGCCTGGGTGAGCTGATCGACAACCTCGACAAGGACACCGTGCTGGTGCTGCACCAGATGGGCAGCCACGGGCCTGAATACTTCAAGCGCTACCCCGGCTCCGACCAGCGCTTTGCCCCGGTGTGCCAGAGCAACGCGCTGGACCAGTGCAGCGAACAGGAAATCGTCAACGGTTACGACAACACCCTGGCCTATACCGACAAGGTGCTGGCCTCGCTGATCGATACCCTGCGCAGCAAGCAGGACAAGGTCGACACGGCGATGATCTACCTGTCCGACCATGGCGAGTCGCTGGGTGAGTACAACCTGTTCCTGCACGGCACGCCTTACGCTATCGCCCCCGAGCAGCAGAAGCACGTGCCGCTGCTGACCTGGTTCTCCGACAGCTACAAGGAGGACTTCGGCGTCGACACCGACTGCCTGGCCAAGCTCAGCGATGCGCCGCTGTCGCAGGACAACCTGTTCCACTCGATGCTCGGCCTGTTGCAGGTGCGTACCGAGGTCTACCAGCAATCGCTGGACATGTTCGCCAGCTGCCGGCCGTGGCTGGCGGCCAAGCGCTGA
- a CDS encoding 5-carboxymethyl-2-hydroxymuconate Delta-isomerase: protein MPHLNLEYSDNLRELNVDVLLLRLNHALVGSGQFADEADIKSRAEAFKHYRVGTAPGERAFAHVRLVILSGRSLEVKTQLSTSLLDVLRDAIPEQPGLDIQLCVEVLDIDREPYAKARLPG, encoded by the coding sequence ATGCCCCACCTGAACCTCGAATACAGCGACAACCTGCGTGAGCTGAATGTCGACGTCCTGCTGCTGCGCCTGAACCATGCCCTGGTTGGCAGTGGCCAGTTCGCCGACGAGGCCGATATCAAAAGCCGCGCCGAAGCCTTCAAGCATTATCGGGTGGGCACTGCGCCCGGCGAGCGTGCCTTTGCCCATGTGCGCCTGGTCATCCTCAGCGGGCGCTCGCTCGAGGTGAAGACGCAACTGTCCACCAGCCTGCTCGACGTGTTGCGTGACGCCATCCCCGAGCAACCCGGGCTTGATATCCAGCTGTGCGTGGAAGTGCTGGACATCGACCGCGAGCCGTATGCCAAGGCACGCCTGCCAGGCTGA
- a CDS encoding YdcH family protein, translating into MPVPHDLLADLHVTADAFQALMEKDQTLHSLHKEYNAKDKEVVAAEGNGTNDETVNRLRKERLLIKDKIERIIHPPKSR; encoded by the coding sequence ATGCCAGTTCCGCATGATCTGCTCGCTGACCTGCACGTTACCGCTGATGCATTCCAGGCGCTCATGGAAAAGGACCAGACGCTGCACTCACTGCACAAGGAATACAACGCAAAAGACAAAGAGGTGGTCGCTGCCGAAGGCAACGGCACCAACGACGAAACCGTCAACCGCCTGCGCAAGGAGCGCTTGCTGATCAAGGACAAGATCGAACGGATCATTCATCCGCCCAAATCCAGATAG
- a CDS encoding trans-sulfuration enzyme family protein: MGLTMSDKPRNFATRTIHAGEQFSVADNAIFPAIVTASSFTKRSLDDKPEYSYSRVGNPTRHAYETCVAALEEGVGAVACASGVNATATVLELLPKDAHVVVMNGVYGGTFRIMEDYRSRTSGLTTTYVDLNDLEAVAAAIKPETQLIWIESPTNPLLHLVDIKAVCDLAKARGILTCIDNTFCSPWNQRPITLGVDLVMHSASKYIGGHSDLTGGVVVAANDALLARLRRISMAIGAVQGPFDCYLALRGLKTLDVRMERQCANALQVARFLESHAQIDQVYYPGLESHPQHELCKRQMRSGGAVVAMKVKGDRAALNRLVEALQIFVLADSLGGVESMINHSWSMSHCSLSPEQKGVMGISENLLRLSVGIEDYRDLVEDLDGALKAAAAGS, translated from the coding sequence ATGGGCCTGACCATGTCCGACAAGCCGCGCAATTTCGCCACCCGTACCATTCACGCCGGTGAGCAGTTCAGCGTCGCCGATAACGCTATTTTCCCGGCGATCGTCACCGCCAGCTCGTTCACCAAGCGCAGCCTGGACGACAAACCGGAATACTCCTACAGCCGCGTCGGCAACCCCACCCGGCATGCCTATGAAACCTGTGTCGCCGCCCTGGAAGAGGGCGTTGGCGCGGTCGCCTGCGCCTCGGGTGTGAACGCCACCGCCACCGTGCTGGAGCTGCTGCCCAAGGATGCCCACGTGGTGGTGATGAACGGCGTGTACGGCGGCACCTTCCGCATCATGGAAGACTACCGCAGCCGCACCTCGGGCCTGACCACCACCTACGTCGACCTCAACGACCTCGAGGCGGTGGCCGCCGCCATCAAGCCGGAAACCCAGCTGATCTGGATCGAATCGCCGACCAACCCGTTGCTGCACCTGGTCGACATCAAGGCGGTGTGCGACCTGGCCAAGGCGCGGGGCATCCTCACCTGTATCGACAACACCTTCTGCTCGCCGTGGAACCAGCGCCCGATCACCCTGGGCGTGGACCTGGTGATGCACTCGGCCAGCAAGTACATCGGCGGCCACTCCGACCTCACCGGTGGCGTGGTGGTAGCTGCCAATGATGCGCTGTTGGCGCGCCTGCGCCGCATCAGCATGGCGATTGGCGCGGTGCAGGGGCCGTTCGACTGCTACCTGGCCCTGCGCGGTCTGAAGACCCTGGATGTGCGCATGGAGCGCCAGTGTGCCAATGCCCTGCAGGTGGCGCGCTTCCTCGAAAGCCACGCGCAGATCGATCAGGTGTATTACCCGGGGCTGGAAAGTCACCCGCAACATGAGTTGTGCAAACGGCAGATGCGCAGTGGCGGGGCGGTGGTGGCGATGAAGGTCAAGGGCGACCGGGCTGCGCTAAACCGCTTGGTGGAGGCGCTGCAGATCTTCGTGCTGGCCGACTCGCTGGGCGGGGTGGAAAGCATGATCAACCACTCCTGGAGCATGTCGCACTGCTCGCTGAGCCCGGAGCAGAAGGGCGTGATGGGCATCAGCGAAAACCTGCTGCGGTTGTCGGTGGGGATCGAGGATTACCGCGACCTGGTCGAGGATCTGGATGGGGCATTGAAGGCTGCGGCTGCTGGCTCGTGA
- a CDS encoding Lrp/AsnC family transcriptional regulator, giving the protein MDSFDQHILTLLQRDASISLKDLAEAVNLSTTPCWKRVKRLEEDGYIVGRVALLDPERLGLGLTVFVQLKTQRHDSAWLEQFAATVTGFEEVMEFYRMSGDWDYMLRVVVGDIAAYDRFYKKLITSTDGLSNITSSFAMEQMKYTTAYPVNRS; this is encoded by the coding sequence ATGGACAGCTTCGACCAGCACATTCTCACCCTGCTTCAGCGCGACGCCTCGATCTCGCTCAAGGACCTGGCCGAGGCCGTCAACCTCTCCACCACGCCGTGCTGGAAGCGGGTCAAGCGCCTGGAGGAAGACGGCTACATTGTCGGCCGTGTCGCCCTGCTCGACCCGGAACGGCTGGGGTTGGGGCTGACGGTGTTCGTCCAGCTCAAGACCCAGCGCCACGACAGCGCCTGGCTGGAGCAGTTTGCCGCGACCGTGACCGGGTTCGAGGAAGTGATGGAGTTCTACCGCATGTCGGGAGACTGGGATTACATGCTGAGGGTGGTGGTGGGGGATATTGCGGCGTACGACCGGTTTTACAAAAAGCTGATCACCAGTACTGATGGGCTGTCGAACATCACTTCCAGTTTTGCCATGGAGCAGATGAAATACACCACGGCTTACCCGGTGAACCGTTCCTGA